The Tautonia marina genome has a window encoding:
- a CDS encoding tetratricopeptide repeat protein, with amino-acid sequence MLFAQVAIARERTDDALAILAKLPEASPLRPQTELLAGQLELRRDRMRIAEDFFLKAIELDPTLTQAYRELIYIYGFRSQSDEIDKTFRRLSQLGPLSANEAFIWSFIRGVQWTPEEIVETLSRAVEADPEDLRSRIALADALLELTRFEDAATVLAPLDRSDPDARAALGRLALERGDVPALQKLLADAPENHAGIALLRGKLQLQLRDPKSAVKSYRSALDLRPNDREALSGLAQALNQSGRQEEASEVVEQLNQVNELNNLLSQLPSFDGNPNAERYLELGRICESIGFLPQARAWYQNAIRTDPFHKEAQQAIARTGEGQSEARDEDRETEN; translated from the coding sequence ATGCTTTTTGCCCAGGTCGCGATTGCTCGGGAGCGAACAGACGACGCGCTTGCCATCCTTGCCAAACTTCCCGAGGCAAGTCCCCTCCGCCCTCAGACTGAGCTTCTCGCCGGACAACTCGAATTGCGACGCGACCGGATGAGAATCGCCGAGGACTTTTTCCTCAAGGCAATCGAACTCGACCCGACCCTGACGCAAGCTTACCGTGAGCTGATCTATATCTATGGCTTTCGGTCGCAATCTGACGAGATCGACAAAACGTTTCGTCGCCTGTCTCAGCTCGGGCCATTGAGTGCCAACGAGGCGTTCATCTGGTCATTTATTCGAGGAGTGCAATGGACCCCCGAGGAAATCGTCGAGACCCTCTCCCGGGCTGTTGAGGCTGACCCCGAAGATCTTCGTTCTCGGATCGCCCTGGCCGATGCACTCCTCGAACTCACGCGATTTGAGGACGCGGCCACGGTTCTCGCTCCCCTGGATCGCTCAGATCCCGACGCAAGAGCCGCTCTCGGTCGTCTTGCCCTGGAACGAGGGGACGTCCCCGCCCTTCAAAAATTACTGGCCGATGCTCCCGAGAATCACGCGGGCATTGCGCTGCTTCGAGGAAAGTTGCAACTCCAGCTCCGTGATCCCAAGTCCGCGGTGAAGTCGTATCGATCAGCCCTCGACCTCAGACCGAATGACCGAGAGGCACTTTCCGGCTTGGCCCAGGCCCTGAATCAATCCGGAAGGCAAGAGGAAGCGTCCGAGGTGGTTGAGCAACTCAACCAGGTCAACGAGCTCAACAATCTGTTAAGCCAGCTTCCTTCGTTCGACGGGAATCCCAATGCTGAACGTTATCTCGAACTCGGTAGGATTTGTGAGTCGATCGGCTTTTTGCCACAAGCCCGGGCCTGGTATCAGAATGCAATCCGGACCGACCCTTTCCACAAAGAGGCCCAGCAAGCGATCGCTCGAACGGGTGAGGGACAATCCGAAGCGCGTGATGAGGATCGAGAGACGGAGAATTGA